Proteins encoded within one genomic window of Anopheles gambiae chromosome 3, idAnoGambNW_F1_1, whole genome shotgun sequence:
- the LOC1278966 gene encoding protein adenylyltransferase Fic, translating to MTFDIERKRLELCYGTFGTNANGTASATSAKGSGSERKRRKSSTSSEQSTPYRRTKRSGSGTMSDPAKEQQQQQQRWQHLRPSKCHVITIFASGVLFSLLMLTLLDFVPSSPHRPGAAPGPLRRVGSDGGRALYAPRHLPDESLLRLADETRVMEPYLPVITRGKTKTAEEQQDTLTNEQEALGSLKMALEMKQLGKDDKALRLFQHALALSPRHPEILTKYGEFLEHNRQDVVSADQYYTQALTVNPYYTEALANRERTAQIVEQMDAKRFEALDRKRDALSSVHSSNMALKRAEKEAYIQHIYHSVGIEGNTMSLAQTRSILETRMAVDGKSIDEHNEILGLDAALKYINATLVNKNDYITLKDILEIHRRVLGHVDPIEGGEFRRTQVYVGGHIPPGPGDLAILMGRFENWLNSEQVFLMHPVKYAAMAHYKLVHIHPFSDGNGRTSRLLMNTLLMRAGYPPVIIQKQHRHKYYNFLQLANEGDIRPFVRFIADCTERTLDLYLWATSELSHPVPLLAQESMEGMPLIFNSLGGEEGDDVGSGSGDAIRIGVI from the exons ATGACTTTCGACATCGAGCGCAAGCGTTTGGAGCTTTGCTACGGCACTTTCGGAACAAACGCCAATGGCACTGCCTCGGCCACCTCCGCCAAGGGCAGTGGAAGTGAaaggaagcgaaggaaaagTTCCACCTCGTCCGAACAGTCCACACCCTATCGGCGCACGAAGCGCTCCGGAAGTGGGACGATGTCTGATCCCGCcaaggaacaacaacaacaacaacaacgatggCAGCACCTGCGACCGTCCAAGTGCCATGTTATCACCATCTTTGCCAGCGGGGTGCTGTTCTCCCTGCTGATGCTTACCCTGCTGGACTTTGTACCGTCCTCGCCCCACCGGCCGGGGGCGGCGCCGGGTCCACTGCGGCGCGTCGGTTCCGACGGTGGCAGGGCACTGTACGCCCCACGCCATCTGCCGGATGAGTCGCTGCTAAGGTTGGCGGATGAGACGCGCGTGATGGAACCGTACCTGCCGGTCATAACCAGAGGGAAAACGAAAACGGCCGAGGAGCAGCAGGACACACTCACGAACGAGCAGGAAGCGCTCGGGTCGCTTAAAATGGCGCTCGAAATGAAGCAACTCGGCAAGGACGATAAAGCGCTCAGGCTGTTCCAGCATGCGCTGGCCCTCTCGCCACGGCATCCGGAAATTCTGACCAAGTACGGCGAGTTCCTGGAGCACAACCGGCAGGACGTGGTGTCGGCCGACCAGTACTACACGCAAGCGCTCACGGTCAACCCGTACTACACGGAGGCGTTGGCCAACCGGGAGCGAACGGCCCAGATCGTGGAGCAGATGGATGCGAAGCGGTTCGAGGCGCTGGACCGGAAGCGCGACGCCCTCAGCTCGGTGCACTCGTCCAACATGGCGCTGAAGCGGGCGGAAAAGGAAGCGTACATACAGCACATCTACCATTCGGTCGGCATCGAGGGCAACACGATGAGCTTGGCGCAGACCCGCTCCATACTGGAAACGCGCATGGCCGTCGATGGCAAGAGCATCGACGAGCATAACGAGATTCTCGGCCTAGATGCGGCCCTGAAGTACATCAATGCGACGCTGGTAAACAAGAACGATTACATTACGCTGAAGGACATCCTCGAGATACACCGGCGAGTGCTCGGACACGTGGATCCGATCGAGGGAGGCGAGTTTCGGCGCACGCAGGTGTACGTCGGTGGGCACATACCGCCCGGGCCGGGTGATTTGGCCATCCTGATGGGACGGTTCGAGAACTGGCTCAACTCGGAGCAGGTGTTTCTGATGCACCCGGTCAAGTATGCGGCCATGGCACACTACAAGCTGGTGCACATACACCCGTTCAGCGATGGCAATGGGCGTACGTCGCGTTTGCTAATGAACACGCTGCTGATGCGGGCCGGCTATCCGCCCGTCATTATACAGAAGCAGCATCGCCACAAGTATTACAACTTTTTGCAGCTGGCCAACGAGGGTGACATCCGTCCGTTTGTGCGGTTCATTGCGGATTGTACGGAGCGGACGCTCGATCTGTATCTGTGGGCTACGAGCGAGCTGTCCCATCCGGTGCCGCTGCTGGCGCAGGAAAGCATGGAGGGTATGCCGTTGATCTTTAACAGCTtagggggggaggagggagaCGATGTTGGGAGCGGCTCGGGGGATGCGATACGGATAGGCGTTATTTG A
- the LOC1278942 gene encoding voltage-dependent calcium channel subunit alpha-2/delta-3, translating to MRLPILAGTASRKFLLGSIVFLLWIKLPDQPVSASVETEIMEKWADNFGEELWDLAQTMTKAMEITAKYKAYNARVEHKDGTALIQSIVENVGRMFIRKMDAIKCIINLAEELSEQFEFNETLADNFSYYSSKYSNIDGRPEPEIPETLQENMWMYRNMSLNPDTHFFNISVNTSYSSVHVPQNVYDRYPWVLEALQWSESLDDVFLQNYNSDPALSWQYFGSYTGMLRHYPALEWNREHVDTFDCRKRSWYIETATCSKDIVILLDNSGSMTGYRNYIAQLTVKSILDTFSNNDFINIYKYSNDVEPLVPCFKDMLVQATPENMRFFNEYVRELLPEGYANVKKAFVAAFELLQKYREIRRCNESVSGCNQAIMLITDGVPSNITEVFEAYNWFENGTKIPVRVFTYLLGREVTKVREIQWMACLNRGYYSHIQSLDEVQEEVLKYVTVIATPLVLQGVEHPPTWTHAFTDTAENLLTEADDDEPPRLMIAVGAPAFDRKANHYNETRTARLLGVAGTDIPVEDLDELTLPYKLGVNGYSFIVSNNGYVLMHPDLRPVSNGRLKENYNSIDLTEIEQIYDENITRQIEDMTGREMSPFILELRQHLVDSQFGNMTKLPVRFHYDKMRRVSLEYQDYYYAPLENTPFSLGLVLPHDYGSTWIKVGDEIKRNQHMGLNISDFFMGDNWKVHPDWVYCKYHYLEGHEFKTPEDELRHFLNRLYEPTWKWSQQYEPEPNEKESDGPNCGRKTLDDDAYYCNKELVQLLIFDAKVTNNSYRNWEFENENERKIIEMYNATLRFVATMSGLTRWQFIFGEVEVDTDSEFGDYHKKAIDETWYRSAILQHKIDPKSFVYSVPHESDPPEDGELKVTATMAIFPRDGGLEAPGCVTGFQFTHSLMYDRFMEITSKTTCDGCIETCASESRDCYVIDHNGYVVLSETSNHTGRFFGEIEGAIMQSMVDKEIFTMITVFDLQGLCEYERVVENDAIALLHPMKVFMLGLKWLIAEIAIMLSRFDFWVHGIPSPDYFGHEYDDYDDTRPSKPKKIHVDEEEEYFNRPKEIKKEIVYEPCDKKSNLYVMQQEKFIKGDGFFYEPPPPAMEDLLYQPYFAKRIPRSNLLMIIVENEYKVDRVVLSAQPEVIYHNESEALPCVKTKLNFLPRRRLEECYTEHPDEELVAQCGSGTRLTMQLTVVISTIVSLFVILSMCPNC from the exons ATGAGACTTCCCATCTTGGCTGGCACGGCCAGCAGGAAGTTTCTGCTCGGCAGCATCGTTTTCCTTTTATGGATAAAATTGCCCGACCAACCCGTCAGCGCCTCGGTCGAGACGGAAAT TATGGAGAAGTGGGCCGATAACTTTGGAGAGGAGCTGTGGGATCTAGCACAAACCATGACAAAGGCGATGGAAATTACGGCG AAATACAAAGCCTACAATGCGCGGGTAGAGCACAAAGACGGCACAGCGTTGATACAATCGATCGTAGAAAACGTGGGCCGTATGTTCATCCGCAAGATGGACGCAATCAAGTGCATCATCAATCTGGCCGAGGAGCTGTCCGAGCAGTTCGAGTTCAATGAAACGCTGGCGGACAACTTCTCCTACTACTCCAGCAAATACTCGAAT ATTGATGGACGTCCAGAGCCCGAGATTCCGGAGACGCTGCAAGAGAACATGTGGATGTACCGGAACATGTCGCTAAATCCAGACACCCACTTCTTCAACATATCGGTCAACACGTCGTACAGCTCGGTGCATGTGCCCCAGAACGTTTACGATCGCTACCCGTGGGTGCTGGAGGCACTGCAGTGGTCCGAATCGCTCGATGATGTGTTCCTGCAGAACTACAACTCCGATCCGGCCCTGTCGTGGCAGTACTTTGGTTCGTACACGGGAATGTTGCGCCACTATCCGGCGCTGGAGTGGAACCGCGAGCACGTGGACACGTTCGACTGTCGCAAACGGTCGTGGTATATTGAAACGGCAACCTGCTCGAAGGATATTGTTATACTGCTGGACAATTCCGGTTCGATGACGGGCTATCGGAACTATATCGCACAGCTGACGGTGAAAAGCATTCTGGATACGTTTTCCAACAATGATTTTataaacatttacaaataCTCGAACGATGTGGAACCGCTGGTGCCATGTTTTAAG GATATGTTAGTACAGGCAACACCGGAAAATATGCGATTCTTTAACGAATACGTACGGGAGCTTCTGCCGGAAGGGTATGCTAACGTAAAGAAGGCTTTCGTAGCCGCATTCGAGCTTCTCCAGAAA TATCGTGAAATACGCCGCTGTAACGAATCGGTAAGCGGTTGCAACCAAGCAATCATGCTCATTACCGACGGTGTGCCCAGCAACATCACCGAGGTGTTTGAGGCGTACAATTGGTTCGAGAACGGAACCAAAATCCCAGTGCGTGTCTTCACCTATCTGCTGGGTCGTGAAGTTACCAAAGTGCGGGAAATCCAATGGATGGCCTGTCTGAATCGTGGCTACTATTCGCACATACAATCGTTGGACGAAGTGCAGGAGGAAGTACTGAAGTACGTTACCGTGATAGCAACGCCACTAGTACTGCAAGGTGTCGAACATCCGCCAACGTGGACACACGCGTTCACGGATACAGCG GAAAACCTACTCACGGAAGCAGACGATGACGAACCACCCCGACTGATGATAGCGGTCGGTGCGCCGGCATTCGATCGGAAAGCGAATCACTACAATGAAACACGAACCGCACGTCTGCTGGGGGTGGCCGGTACCGACATTCCGGTGGAAGATCTCGACGAGCTGACGCTGCCGTACAAGCTCGGCGTCAACGGGTACTCGTTCATCGTCAGCAACAACGGTTATGTGCTGATGCATCCCGATCTTCGTCCCGTATCGAACGGGCGCCTCAAGGAGAACTATAACAGTATCGATCTGACGGAGATTGAGCAGATCTATGACGAGAACATCACACGCCAGATAGAGGACATGACGGGGCGCGAAATGAGCCCGTTTATATTGGAGCTCCGGCAACATCTCGTTGACTCACAGTTTGGCAACATGACGAAACTGCCGGTACGATTCCACTACGACAAGATGCGTCGGGTTTCGCTCGAATACCAGGATTACTACTACGCACCGCTCGAGAATACGCCGTTCTCGCTTGGTCTTGTGTTGCCCCACGATTACGGCAGCACCTGGATCAAGGTAGGCGACGAGATCAAGCGCAACCAGCACATGGGGCTGAACATTTCCGACTTCTTCATGGGCGACAACTGGAAGGTACATCCAGACTG GGTATACTGCAAGTACCATTATCTGGAGGGTCACGAATTCAAAACGCCCGAGGATGAGCTGCGCCATTTTCTGAACCGACTGTACGAACCCACCTGGAAGTGGTCCCAACAGTACGAACCGGAGCCCAACGAGAAGGAATCCGATGGAC CAAACTGTGGCCGGAAAACGCTGGACGACGACGCGTACTACTGCAACAAGGAGCTGGTGCAGCTGCTCATCTTCGACGCCAAGGTCACCAACAACAGCTACCGGAACTGGGAGTTTGAGAACGAAAACGAACGCAAGATTATTGAGATGTACAACGCGACGCTACGCTTTGTAGCGACGATGAGTGGCCTCACGCGCTGGCAGTTCATCTTCGGCGAGGTGGAAGTCGACACGGACAGTGAGTTCGGTGATTACCACAAGAAAGCGATCGACGAAACGTGGTACCGGAGTGCCATCCTGCAGCACAAGATCGATCCGAAGAGCTTCGTGTACTCGGTACCGCACGAGTCGGACCCGCCGGAAGACGGTGAGCTGAAGGTGACGGCTACGATGGCAATCTTCCCCCGGGACGGTGGCCTAGAGGCACCGGGCTGTGTGACCGGGTTCCAGTTCACGCACTCACTGATGTACGATCGGTTTATGGAGATTACGTCCAAGACGACG TGCGATGGATGTATTGAGACGTGCGCTTCCGAGTCCCGCGATTGCTACGTGATCGATCACAACGGGTATGTGGTGCTGTCGGAAACGTCCAACCATACGGGCCGGTTCTTTGGCGAGATTGAGGGCGCTATTATGCAGTCGATGGTGGATAAGGAAATCTTCACCATGATCACCGTGTTCGATCTGCAGGGCCTGTGCGAGTACGAGCGGGTGGTGGAGAACGATGCCATCGCATTGCTGCAC CCAATGAAGGTGTTCATGCTCGGCCTCAAGTGGTTGATTGCCGAGATCGCCATCATGCTATCCCGGTTTGACTTTTGGGTGCACGGTATACCCAGTCCGGACTACTTTGGAC ATGAGTACGATGACTACGACGATACGCGCCCATCCAAACCGAAAAAGATACAcgtggacgaggaggaggagtactTCAACCGGCCGAAGGAGATCAAGAAGGAGATCGTGTACGAGCCGTGTGATAAGAAATCGAACCTGTACGTGATGCAGCAGGAGAAGTTCATCAAGGGCGATGGCTTCTTCTACgaaccaccgccaccggccATGGAAGA CCTGCTGTATCAACCGTACTTTGCGAAGCGTATACCCCGCTCGAATTTGCTCATGATCATCGTCGAGAACGAGTACAAGGTCGATCGGGTGGTGCTGTCTGCCCAGCCCGAGGTGATCTACCATAACGAGTCGGAAGCGTTACCGTGCGTGAAGACGAAGCTGAACTTCCTTCCCCGCCGACGTTTAGAGGAGTGTTACACCGAACATCCGGAT GAAGAGCTCGTTGCCCAGTGTGGCAGTGGAACCCGCCTAACGATGCAACTGACTGTAGTGATATCGACTATTGTGTCACTGTTTGTTATATTATCGATGTGCCCAAACTGCTAA